Below is a window of Macadamia integrifolia cultivar HAES 741 chromosome 8, SCU_Mint_v3, whole genome shotgun sequence DNA.
AAGATGGGTCtctatatggtctttattgacctagaaaaatcttACGATAGTCCTTAAAAGGTAAATTTGGCAAGTGTTAGAGAAAATATATGGACATGATTAAAGATATATATAATGGTGTAGTAACTAGTATTATAGTGGAGATTGAGAATTCCCAATCAAAATTGGATTATATCAAAGATCAAAggtgagaaaagacatgaaTAGCTTAGGACCATTAACAAGTATGGCTCTAAATAGAGCTGATAGGAGAATTATCCATGTAGCcagccccatttagttgggataagactgagttgttCAATAGTCATATATGAGCTGAATAGAGACAATCAAAATTAGATCCATTTGTGTAtgtttttttgctaatgatagtGTTTTGGGGGTTGAACAAAAGCAAAGATAAATGCGAAGTTGGAATTTTGGAGATCAACATTGGagtcaaaaggttttaagataagtagaagtAGAACAAAAATAAAGCATATTAGATTGGAAGGGCAGTgatgaaaattgatgatagggagaTGATGCAAAGTGTACTTTAGGTACCTAGATTAAATCatgaataaaggaaaaatagaaaatgacatAGCACAAAGAATAAGAATAAAGCAGATGAAGTGGATGGGTGTCCAAAACGGTGTGATAGACAAATTCCGTTAAaactcaaaggaaaattttctagGACAGTTTTACAACAAACAATGATTTTTGGAGTTAAAGCTAGGCAATAAAGAAacaatatataataaaactCAGTGTAGCGAGAATGacgatgttgagatggataagTGGTAAGATTAGAAAAGATGAATAAATATTATACAAACTAAAGCTAATTCATgagtagctccgatacatgacaagttgctagaaagtcatttgaggtggcatagaGATGTGcagcaaaaaaaattgaatgctCCGATAAAGTGGGGTAATTGGATTCAAATGAAGGAGTTAAATATCCAAagataggcctaaaataacttTGGAGAAGcgatgaggaaagacatgcatagcttataGAGTTTAATGGAGAAAAAGGATCTATGTAAccaatcccatttagttgggataaggctgagttttatTGTGTTTGAGTACAAAAGTTAAACAAATATACGACACATTACTCCCATATCTACAATGTTTAACATTTTATGGTCAtgccacaaaaagaaaaaaaaattcaaaactacattcattttcatttctatCTTCCTTGATGTTGGTCAGAGTTTTGGCAGTCCACAATTTTATGCCAATTAAAAGGTCAGCAAGATGGTCTGCTTCCATTTCTTTAGTGCAAATTCTTCACCTTTACAACCTCGTAGAAACACTATTTTGTACGTATCGtttaaaaaaggaagaagaaaaaaatcataatatagGAAATGGAGAAACAGGCATTTTGTTTTATGATACTGAATTCAGAGaggatattttattttctgaaaaaaaaaagaggtgcaAAACTAGACAGTGAATACCATGTATCTCTGCTCAAACGTGTCTTGTGCCCTCCGTTCAATCTCAGCTGCATGGCCTGAATGATTCCCCTGAAGTTTCTGCAAGGTGTTTGCATGAGTTTCAACAGCTGCCATGATTCTCGATATTGATCTTCTTTCATGCTCAGAAGCACCTGTAGAGAGTTGCACAGGTCAAGAACCAAACTtgaaacaatatatatatatatatatatatatacataagaacATATGTCCCCCTCTAAACTCAAAATATATCCCATTTTCCAAAAGGCCCAAGGAAAATTTGGGAAAAATGATCTTAGATAATTTCATTCAAGTAATAGTAGAATAACTTACTCTCAACATGTTGTACAACATCTTCACTGTTCTTCACCACATCATGCTCAGCAGCAACCCGTGCAGAAGCAATGTCTGCTTCATGTTGCTCATTACATTCATTAGCTTTtctgcattaaaaaaaaaaaaaaaaaaaaacacgtcAACATGATGGTGATGGTAACAGAATGTAATTGTAATGATAACGCTGGCAATATGATAAACTAATGGTCATGATTTAGTACACCTACCCCATCACATAGCATTTCTACAGTGGAAGTCAAATGTAGATCATAGTAATGGAAAAATCTAATTAAGTCTTTCATCTTTACTTGGTTACCCATTGCCGCTCACATTATCTACCAAAACTAATGGGAGCAATTGAATGAAAGAAGCAATAATAATAACCAACCTGACAAGTGACTCAACGGCTGACACATGTTCAACACAGATCTTGTTTACTGATTCATTCGTCCTTTTACAATGCTCGGACGCAGTTTCTACAGTACTTACACTGGAAGGGGAAACAAACATTTCAAAAAACTACTGGATTAATGATATCTAAAGGAGTTATGAAAATGTTAAATTTTGGTAAAGGGAGGAAATGGAAATGAAAGAACACAATGCATGTaattatagaaagaaaaatgaaagagcGCAATTCATATTGAAATATTATGAGGCTCCCCATTAAGAATTCCAAAGTACCAAAAACTGACCACTGCTGTAGAAGCAACTCCATTCGACAATGCTTGGCAGCAGAGAAATCAGCACAATCTTTGGCATCATTCTCTGCCTGCATGGAAAATGTTTGCCACTTTCTTTTAGCATCAGTAGTGATAACCTCCATGGATGATACATGCTCATCCAAAAATACCTTGTTCCCAATGGAATTGTCTCTCAAATCAACAAGCCTTGCATCAACCTGCAGAGCAATTGTCAAGCTCCCGGCAAAAGATGAGTGAAAAAATACCACTGGACCACAAAAGACTGAAACAGACCAGCTCTTTTTGACGACGGAGGTGGTTGGAAACTAAGCTGGTCATATCTGCCAAAAgcttttcttcttcatactTTGATTGCTCCTGTACATGTTACACTCAAAATTTAGATAATTTCAAGAAAACTTCTACTAATCAAGGATTTTGAAATAAATACCTCATAAGCCTTCTGAAATTGAGCTATGTACTTCCTCTGAATCTCGTGAGATTGATTTGCATGGTTCTTAAGCCTTAGTGACTCCTCCCCAAGCTTATCGAGAAGTTTAAGAGTGAAGTTAGATATCTCCCTGGCATATCCACTACTAGCGTCGAATCTCTGCAAACTCGAGTTACAGAGAAGaaactttaaaaaggaaaaaagggaatctggagaagaaaagagcagTCAAATTCTTCACAACAGGAAAGCATTTCAGGAGAGTTGAATCTTAtcctttttttaattccatttaTCAACCATTAAGGGCAATAATAACGCCAACCACAGCTTGTAGAGCTGAATTTGTAAAACAAAGTAGCAGCTAATTATATAAAATAGGGGTGTTAACAATGGAGGGTCGACAAATCAAGAAAGTTGAGATCAGAAAAAATGCACCTCGGGGCAACTTCCAAGTGAATAAATCGAGTTAATGGAGATACATTGCAAGTTGAAGTTGTTGAAGTGACAATGAATAGATATGATTCAAAAGAAGATATGGCTCTAAAGGAAGTCAAATAGCAGCAGAGGAACCATGTTCCAAACTCTAAGTCATCAAATagaggcttagttgagttgaatACAATATAAATGAACTAAAACAGAGAAGGATAGAAGTTTCTACTAGGGCATATGTTTGCTAAATAGTGTGTCTATAAATTGGAGAAGTAAACTTCTATAATGTGTCTTGAAGATAAATATTTGTGAAAAATGCCTCTTTAgcccaaaaataaattccaaaaattcaACAGGTGCAATTAAAATACATCAAAGTAAGAAGGTTGACACATTACTTGCTGGCAGGGACAACAGAAGCTGTATGTTTGACATAAGAAtgaccaacaacaacaactcaaacttatcccaactaaatggggtcattCTTATGGGTTATAAGAAtgaccattaaaaaaaattaatatacatGATTTTTTTAAGGAAATTCTGGAGAAATAGTTTATCTGATATTGTTTGAAGTGAATAAGAGGCTGTTGTTATGCAATTAAAAATCACAAACTTACAAGAGATATTCATGACAAATGAAACAAACAGAAAACGGACCTCACGCAACTCCCTCGCAAAAAGAGCCATCTCCCCTTGGTGACTTGATAATGTACCTTGAAGATCACCAAATATTGAATTTGCTTGCCCAGCCACAATAGATAGAAACTGAGTCAACCAAAACATTGGGGAACAAGGTGGGTGGCACAAAGAAAGCATTAGAATTTGTTGCAGAGTGAAAAAGAATACAAAGTCCTTGGGCTCACATATCAGTTATCTTGGTTGGTTACCTGGTCTATTGAACAGGCATTTGCAGATGTCAAAGATGAAATCTCCTCTATCTCCGCATTTACACTTGCTTTATGCAATCGCTCCACATTTTGCAATCCTTCCAGGTGAGAAATATATAAAGCCCTTAAACTTGTCACTTTCCTCTTCACATCCAAGACAGACTACAAGAgtatttcaaggacaaaaatatacaattcaGTGAAGAccaaaaacaaccaaaaaaaaaagatcaaataGCAATTACTACAATAAGTGAAGCAATAAAATTTTCTGGTTAGGACGAACACTCTACCTTATCATGGTTATCTAGAACAGAATGGCAGAGGTTCTCAACAGACTCAAGGTGCTCGTTTTGTTGAGACATTGATGTTGCAACCATGCTACAAAGAGTACCAATCTGTTCAGCAAGACCTACCTGGAAATTGTTCACCAAAGACCTGTTTTCTGCATTTAGTTTATCTTCTCTTGCTGTAGAATATCTCATTCAAGAAAAAGGATTAGAATACAATAGTAAACAAGTTATTTAAGTAAGTGAAGCTTCAAGCCACTAAGCTGTGGGTTGAGTTTAGGTacctatttttgaaaataacaAAGCATTATCATTAAGAGCCTTCTCCAAGTCAGATCGCAAAACGCATGCTTGATGTGTCAAATCATTTTCTGACAcacaaattgaaaaaaaatatataaaataaaatgagcACAGCTAGCCTTCTGAAATAGCAACAGATTTAAATACACACACACCTGCTTTTTTGTGTTCAGATATCACAAAATCCTTCTCCTTCAGAGCATACTGAGATTTCTTAAGCTCCTCCTCTGTTTTAGCCAACAATTTACTTGTTTGATCCAAATTTTCCTGCATAGTTATGTAGACAGTACACTTTAAACCATgcaaatttcaaaatcaaacaacAACCAACATATCCAACTTGGCGCACCTGTGTTGCATCAAGTTTATTGCTCAAATATGAGGATTGTCGAACTTGAGCCTCATATTTTTCTTGCAAATCCTCAAGTTGCTGTTGAAATAACTCATTAGACAGAGATTGCATAGCAAAAACGAATTCAAATTTACATTGCAATTGTCAAATTAATGACGGTAGAGCAAAACAAGGATGGTGCAACACTACAAGTACAAAACCAGCAAAACCTACATTTGAGTCATATGTTAAACAACCCCAGTCCTATTGTTAATTTATTA
It encodes the following:
- the LOC122087539 gene encoding kinesin-like protein KIN-5C; its protein translation is MSGRHEKEKGGVNVQVLLRCRPFSEDELRNNAPQVISCNEYQREVAVTQNIAGKQIDRVFTFDKVFGPSAQQKDLYEQAVVPIVNEVLEGFNCTIFAYGQTGTGKTYTMEGECKRSKSGPSGQLPPEAGVIPRAVKQIFDTLESQHAEYSIKATFLELYNEEITDLLAPEEISKVALEEKQKKQLPLMEDGKGGVLVRGLEEEIVTSTSEIFNLIERGSAKRRTAETLLNKQSSRSHSLFSITIHIKEATPEGEELIKCGKLNLVDLAGSENISRSGAREGRAREAGEINKSLLTLGRVINALVEHLGHVPYRDSKLTRLLRDSLGGRTKTCIIATVSPAVHCLEETLSTLDYAHRAKNIKNKPEVNQKMMKTTLIKDLYGEIERLKAEVYAAREKNGVYIPKERYYQEESERKSMADQIEQMGVILETNQKQLEDLQEKYEAQVRQSSYLSNKLDATQENLDQTSKLLAKTEEELKKSQYALKEKDFVISEHKKAENDLTHQACVLRSDLEKALNDNALLFSKIAREDKLNAENRSLVNNFQVGLAEQIGTLCSMVATSMSQQNEHLESVENLCHSVLDNHDKSVLDVKRKVTSLRALYISHLEGLQNVERLHKASVNAEIEEISSLTSANACSIDQFLSIVAGQANSIFGDLQGTLSSHQGEMALFARELRERFDASSGYAREISNFTLKLLDKLGEESLRLKNHANQSHEIQRKYIAQFQKAYEEQSKYEEEKLLADMTSLVSNHLRRQKELVDARLVDLRDNSIGNKVFLDEHVSSMEVITTDAKRKWQTFSMQAENDAKDCADFSAAKHCRMELLLQQCVSTVETASEHCKRTNESVNKICVEHVSAVESLVRKANECNEQHEADIASARVAAEHDVVKNSEDVVQHVESASEHERRSISRIMAAVETHANTLQKLQGNHSGHAAEIERRAQDTFEQRYMDYEPSGTTPTRCEPDVPSEGKIKLLRAMPMETLLDEFRDKYPYESSGQKQLKPSLIPRSPLIQLN